The following are from one region of the Ochotona princeps isolate mOchPri1 chromosome 4, mOchPri1.hap1, whole genome shotgun sequence genome:
- the LOC101529860 gene encoding T-cell surface glycoprotein CD3 delta chain, whose amino-acid sequence MEHGGLLAGLVLFVLLSQVCSFKINVEEMEDSVFLLCNTSFNQIEGTEGTLMEDNKRLNLGKRILDPRGKYSCRQDDPASDGYILQVYYRMCQNCVELDSATLAGIIITDIIATLLLALGVYCFSGHETGRISGTADTQTLLSNDQLYQPLRDRDDAQYSRIGGNWPRNK is encoded by the exons ATGGAACATGGCGGGCTTCTGGCTGGCTTGGTACTCTTTGTCCTTCTTTCTCAAG tgtGTTCCTTCAAGATAAATGTTGAGGAAATGGAAGACAGTGTATTTTTGCTTTGCAATACCAGTTTCAATCAGATTGAGGGAACAGAGGGAACACTGATGGAAGACAATAAAAGACTGAACTTGGGAAAACGCATCTTGGACCCACGAGGAAAATATTCATGTAGACAAGATGATCCAGCCAGCGACGGCTATATCTTGCAAGTGTACTATCGAA TGTGCCAGAACTGTGTGGAGCTGGACTCGGCCACCCTGGCTGGCATCATCATCACTGATATCATTGCCACCCTGCTCCTCGCTCTGGGAGTCTACTGCTTTTCTGGACATGAGACTGGAAGGATCTCTGGGA CTGCAGACACTCAAACTCTATTGAGCAATGACCAGCTCTATCAG CCCCTTCGAGATCGGGATGATGCTCAGTACAGCCGTATTGGAGGAAACTGGCCTCGGAACAAATGA
- the LOC101521312 gene encoding T-cell surface glycoprotein CD3 epsilon chain → MDNFSEMEDSGLYTCVAQQKSFHLYLRARVCENCMELDLMTVASVVVVDVCVTLGLLVLVYYWSKNRKAKAKPVTRAAAAGGRPRGQNKERPPPVPNPDYEPIRKGQRDLYAGLNQRGI, encoded by the exons ATGGATAACTTTTCAGAAATGGAGGATAGCGGATTGTACACCTGCGTTGCACAGCAGAAGAGCTTTCATCTCTACCTGAGAGCAAGAG TGTGTGAGAACTGCATGGAGCTGGATCTCATGACAGTGGCCTCAGTTGTCGTAGTTGATGTCTGTGTCACTCTTGGCTTGCTGGTGCTGGTCTATTACTGGAGCAAGAACAGGAAGGCCAAGGCCAAGCCTGTGACAcgagcagcagctgctggtggcAGGCCCAGAG GACAAAACAAGGAGCGACCACCCCCTGTTCCCAACCCTGACTACGAG CCCATCCGGAAAGGCCAGCGGGACCTGTATGCTGGTTTAAACCAGAGAGGCATCTGA